A genomic stretch from Solanum stenotomum isolate F172 chromosome 8, ASM1918654v1, whole genome shotgun sequence includes:
- the LOC125873753 gene encoding uncharacterized protein LOC125873753 has translation MRSFRGLANYYRRFISYYSAKAAPLTELLKKNKLWVWSEKGQRTFESLKAAMTEEPVLALPDLSKTFEVHTDASYFTIGGVLMQDRHPIAFESHKLNEIEQRYIVQEKEMTAFGRSNVVADLLRGKADLATITNAHCDIQDSIKDRMQHNMEAKKLMELAYQGNTRRFWVEDVFFLTVGRSVDVPKFDSIRRQIIKESHDTLWVGHSGKRSTRDKVEQRQSGGLLELLLVAECPWDSVTMDFMTSLLKSDRYGTIMVVVDRISKYATFMPATVGSTAKEVAQLFFKNVVKYWGLSRHIISDRDPRFTGNFWRELFDILGTELHFSTSFHPQTDGQTEQVNALLECYLRHYVSVYQKYYARLLDMAQFSSNLQWSESTGRTPSELETGQQPQSPHFLLVAFHGKSLGTYHLSKGWEQQLDTAKSYLDKAA, from the exons ATGAGATCATTCCGTGGACTTGCGAACTACTATCGCAGGTTCATAAGTTACTACTCCGCTAAGGCCGCTCCACTGACTGAGTTGTTGAAGAAGAATAAGTTGTGGGTTTGGAGTGAGAAGGGCCAGAGGACGTTTGAAAGTCTCAAGGCCGCGATGACAGAAGAGCCGGTCTTGGCGCTACCCGACTTATCAAAGACCTTCGAGGTACATACTGATGCATCATATTTCACCATTGGGGGAGTCTTAATGCAAGATAGGCACCCAATAGCATTTGAGAGCCACAAACTCAATGAGATCGAACAACGCTACATTGTGCAAGAGAAAGAGATGACTGCCTTT GGAAGGAGCAATGTGGTGGCTGACTTACTGCGTGGGAAGGCCGATCTTGCTACCATTACTAATGCTCATTGTGACATACAAGATTCTATCAAAGATCGCATGCAACACAATATGGAGGCCAAGAAGCTTATGGAGTTGGCTTACCAAGGCAACACAAGGCGCTTTTGGGTGGAAGATGTCTTTTTTCTTACTGTCGGACGAAGTGTCGATGTACCCAAGTTTGACTCTATCAGGCGGCAAATCATTAAGGAGAGCCACGACACGCTGTGGGTTGGGCATTCGGGGAAGCGAAGTACGAGG GACAAGGTGGAGCAAAGGCAATCGGGAGGGCTACTAGAACTACTACTTGTGGCAGAATGCCCATGGGACAGTGTGACCATGGACTTCATGACTTCCTTACTGAAGTCCGACAGGTATGGAACAATCATGGTCGTGGTGGATAGAATCTCGAAGTATGCTACCTTCATGCCCGCCACAGTCGGTAGCACTGCAAAGGAGGTTGCTCAATTGTTCTTCAAGAATGTTGTGAAGTATTGGGGGCTGTCGAGGCATATTATTAGTGATCGAGATCCCCGCTTCACTGGGAACTTTTGGAGAGAATTGTTCGACATACTTGGCACGGAGTTACACTTCTCCACTAGTTTCCACCCACAAACAGACGGCCAGACGGAGCAAGTTAATGCCTTATTGGAGTGTTATCTTAGGCATTATGTAAGTGTGTATCAAAAGTACTATGCTAGGCTCCTTGATATGGCACAATTTTCTTCCAATCTGCAATGGAGCGAGTCCACTGGGCGCACACCATCTGAGTTGGAAACTGGCCAACAACCCCAAAGTCCGCACTTTCTACTGGTTGCTTTTCATGGAAAGAGTTTGGGAACCTACCATCTTTCCAAGGGATGGGAGCAACAGCTCGACACTGCCAAGTCCTACTTGGACAAGGCAGcctaa